A stretch of Chlamydiota bacterium DNA encodes these proteins:
- a CDS encoding BMC domain-containing protein, with amino-acid sequence SYEKIGGGYVTAIVRGDVAAVRAATEAGARGAEKVGELVSVHIIPRPHVNVDAVLPLGRSAAKD; translated from the coding sequence TGAGCTACGAGAAGATCGGCGGCGGCTACGTGACGGCGATCGTGCGCGGCGACGTGGCGGCGGTGCGCGCGGCGACCGAGGCGGGGGCGCGGGGGGCCGAGAAGGTGGGCGAGCTCGTCTCCGTGCACATCATCCCGCGGCCGCACGTGAACGTGGACGCGGTCCTGCCGCTCGGCCGTTCCGCGGCCAAGG